The following are encoded together in the Tatumella ptyseos genome:
- the yidD gene encoding membrane protein insertion efficiency factor YidD, which produces MASSLSPSTRLLIALIRVYQRLISPLLGPHCRFTPSCSHYGIEALRRFGVAKGSWLTIKRVLKCHPLHPGGDDPVPPKNTETREN; this is translated from the coding sequence ATGGCGTCGTCATTGTCGCCTAGCACGCGGCTCCTGATTGCTTTAATACGTGTTTATCAACGGCTAATTAGTCCGCTCCTTGGACCACATTGCCGTTTTACTCCCAGTTGTTCTCATTACGGCATTGAAGCATTACGACGTTTTGGCGTAGCAAAAGGGAGTTGGTTAACGATTAAACGCGTATTAAAATGCCATCCTTTACATCCGGGTGGTGACGACCCTGTGCCGCCGAAAAACACTGAAACCAGAGAAAACTAA
- the rnpA gene encoding ribonuclease P protein component encodes MVKLAFPRELRLLTPAHFTFVFQQPQRAGMPQITILGRQNSLGHPRIGLTVAKKHVKRAHERNRIKRLTRESFRLRQHELPAMDFVIVAKKGIAELDNQSFTEVLEKLWRRHCRLARGS; translated from the coding sequence GTGGTTAAGCTCGCATTTCCTAGGGAGTTACGTTTGTTAACTCCCGCTCATTTCACTTTCGTCTTCCAGCAACCACAACGGGCTGGCATGCCGCAAATCACCATTCTCGGCCGCCAAAATTCGCTGGGGCATCCCCGCATCGGTCTCACTGTCGCTAAAAAACATGTCAAACGTGCACACGAACGTAATCGAATTAAGCGATTAACTCGGGAAAGTTTCCGTCTGCGTCAACATGAATTACCGGCGATGGATTTTGTGATCGTAGCAAAAAAAGGGATCGCGGAGCTGGATAATCAGTCATTTACGGAAGTGTTGGAGAAATTATGGCGTCGTCATTGTCGCCTAGCACGCGGCTCCTGA